One part of the Eptesicus fuscus isolate TK198812 chromosome 2, DD_ASM_mEF_20220401, whole genome shotgun sequence genome encodes these proteins:
- the LOC103284902 gene encoding transcription elongation factor SPT4-A-like, which produces MALETVPEDLRHLQACLLCSLVKSIDQFEYDGCDNCDASLQMKGNREMVYDCTSSSFDGIIAMMSPEDSWVSKWQRVSNFKPGVYAVSVTGCLLQGIMRELKSRGVAYKSRDTAIKT; this is translated from the coding sequence ATGGCTCTGGAGACGGTGCCCGAGGACCTGCGGCATCTGCAGGCTTGTTTGTTGTGTTCGCTGGTCAAGTCTATAGACCAGTTTGAATACGATGGTTGTGACAATTGTGATGCATCCCTTCAGATGAAGGGTAACCGAGAGATGGTATATGACTGCACCAGCTCTTCCTTTGATGGAATCATTGCAATGATGAGTCCAGAGGACAGCTGGGTCTCCAAGTGGCAGCGAGTCAGTAACTTTAAGCCTGGTGTGTATGCAGTGTCAGTCACTGGTTGTCTGCTCCAAGGAATCATGAGGGAGCTGAAAAGTCGAGGAGTGGCCTACAAATCCAGAGACACAGCTATAAAGACCTAG
- the KLF3 gene encoding Krueppel-like factor 3, which translates to MLMFDPVPVKQEAMDPVSVSYPSNYMESIKPSKYGVIYSTPLSDKFFQTPEVLSHGMQMEPVDLTVNKRSSPPSAGSSPSSLKFQSSHRRASPGLSMPSSSPPMKKYSPPPPGVQPFSMPLSMPPVMAAALSRHGIRSPGILPVIQPVVVQPVPFMYTSHLQQPLMVSLSEEMENSNSSMQVPVIESYEKPILQKKIKIEPGIEPQRTDYYPEEMSPPLMNSVSPPQALLQENHPSVIVQPGKRPLPVESPDTQRKRRIHRCDYDGCNKVYTKSSHLKAHRRTHTGEKPYKCTWEGCTWKFARSDELTRHFRKHTGIKPFQCPDCDRSFSRSDHLALHRKRHMLV; encoded by the exons ATGCTCATGTTTGACCCAGTTCCTGTCAAGCAAGAGGCCATGGACCCTGTCTCGGTG TCATACCCATCTAATTACATGGAGTCCATAAAGCCCAGCAAGTATGGAGTCATCTACTCCACACCATTATCCGATAAGTTCTTTCAGACCCCGGAGGTCCTGTCGCATGGGATGCAGATGGAGCCGGTGGACCTGACCGTGAACAAGAGGAGTTCACCGCCCTCGGCTGGGAGTTCTCCTTCCTCGCTGAAGTTCCAGTCCTCGCACCGGAGAGCCTCGCCCGGGTTGAGCATGCCGTCGTCCAGCCCGCCCATGAAAAAGTactcgcccccgcccccgggagtGCAGCCCTTCAGCATGCCGCTGTCCATGCCACCAGTGATGGCCGCTGCCCTGTCCAGGCACGGAATTCGGAGCCCGGGGATACTGCCGGTCATACAGCCCGTCGTGGTGCAGCCCGTCCCCTTCATGTACACCAGTCACCTCCAGCAGCCGCTCATGGTGTCCTTGTCCGAGGAGATGGAAAATTCGAACAGTAGCATGCAAG tacctGTAATTGAATCATACGAGAAGCctatattacagaaaaaaattaaaatagaacctGGGATCGAACCACAGAGGACAGATTATTATCCAGAAGAAATGTCACCCCCTTTAATGAACTCAGTGTCCCCCCCGCAAGCATTGTTGCAAGA GAATCACCCTTCAGTCATAGTACAGCCGGGGAAGAGACCTTTACCTGTGGAGTCTCCAGACACCCAAAGGAAGCGAAGGATACACAGATGTGATTATGACGGATGCAACAAAGTGTACACTAAAAGCTCTCACTTGAAAGCACACAGAAGAACACATACAG GAGAAAAACCCTACAAATGTACATGGGAAGGATGCACATGGAAATTTGCTCGGTCTGATGAACTAACAAGACATTTCCGAAAAcatactggaatcaaacctttcCAGTGTCCGGACTGTGACCGCAGCTTCTCCCGTTCTGACCACCTTGCCCTGCATAGGAAACGCCACATGCTAGTTTGA